The uncultured Desulfuromonas sp. genome has a segment encoding these proteins:
- a CDS encoding bacteriohemerythrin, giving the protein MNLEKIEIFPWNKNFDTGILEIDRQHQRLVELLNILVSHLAFQAEAPRLNAIFDELKSYAIIHFQTEEDVWQSAFADDPWVTDHRKTHALFVDEVMRLKSEKKDRPFDDVVADIVAFLTNWLAMHIIDSDKRFAKAVLALRSGLSPDEAKRVAEEQMTGTTRIVIETVLSMYDRLASHTVQLIKEIAKRKQAEKKLLATHQALCQAKENAEATNQAKSVFLANISHEIRTPLNAVIGMVHLLKRDGLSENQTVRVEKIEEASHHLLSVINDTLDLSKIEAGKLLLESVPLDLPSLFQETISMLDDQIAAKGLDLKVECENLRRNLHGDPTRLKQMLLNYLTNAIKFTEQGAIILRASVTEESPSVSVLRFEVTDTGIGIAPQHLPLLFSNFAQAESSTTRQYGGTGLGLALTRHLADLMDGEAGAESTVGVGSTFWFTARLTTDVSTSNHTVDTTENAESLLKKFYSGTTILLVEDNEINQEIAVDILEDVGLSVAVAGNGAQAVTAAEESKFALALMDIQMPVMDGLEATRQIRKLPQHCSTPILAMTANAGVEDKKSCLEAGMQDVISKPVDPEQLFQALVKWLGATP; this is encoded by the coding sequence ATGAATTTAGAAAAAATAGAAATCTTTCCCTGGAATAAAAACTTCGACACCGGAATTCTCGAAATTGACCGGCAACATCAGCGCCTTGTTGAACTCCTTAATATCCTGGTCAGTCATCTTGCCTTTCAAGCCGAGGCTCCGAGATTAAACGCGATTTTCGACGAACTGAAATCCTATGCGATCATCCATTTCCAGACAGAAGAGGACGTTTGGCAGAGCGCGTTTGCCGATGATCCCTGGGTGACAGACCACCGCAAGACCCATGCACTGTTTGTCGATGAGGTGATGCGACTCAAATCAGAAAAAAAAGACAGGCCTTTTGACGATGTCGTCGCCGATATCGTTGCTTTTCTGACCAACTGGTTGGCAATGCATATCATTGATTCGGACAAACGTTTTGCCAAGGCCGTGCTGGCGCTGCGCTCCGGTCTGTCACCAGACGAAGCCAAAAGAGTTGCCGAAGAACAGATGACGGGGACGACACGGATCGTCATTGAAACAGTCCTGTCGATGTATGACCGGTTGGCCAGTCACACCGTTCAGCTGATCAAGGAAATCGCCAAACGCAAGCAGGCGGAAAAAAAATTGTTGGCGACCCATCAGGCATTATGTCAGGCCAAAGAGAATGCGGAAGCGACGAATCAGGCCAAGAGCGTCTTTCTGGCCAATATCAGTCATGAAATACGCACACCATTAAATGCCGTTATCGGTATGGTCCATCTCTTGAAACGTGATGGCCTTTCAGAGAATCAGACCGTTCGGGTAGAAAAAATTGAGGAAGCCTCACACCATCTGCTGTCGGTCATTAATGACACATTGGATCTCTCAAAAATCGAGGCTGGGAAACTGCTGCTCGAATCGGTTCCACTCGACCTCCCCAGCCTGTTTCAGGAAACCATCAGCATGCTTGACGACCAGATTGCGGCAAAAGGCCTGGATCTGAAAGTTGAATGCGAGAATCTCAGAAGGAATCTGCACGGTGATCCAACCCGGCTCAAACAAATGTTGCTCAATTATCTGACCAATGCCATCAAGTTTACCGAGCAGGGCGCCATTATCCTGCGGGCCAGTGTCACCGAAGAGAGTCCGTCCGTTTCTGTGCTGCGTTTTGAAGTCACCGATACAGGCATCGGCATCGCGCCGCAGCACCTGCCGCTTTTGTTCTCAAACTTTGCCCAGGCAGAATCCTCGACAACCCGCCAGTACGGTGGCACAGGCCTTGGGCTGGCCTTGACGCGCCATCTTGCCGATTTGATGGATGGCGAAGCCGGTGCCGAAAGTACTGTGGGCGTGGGAAGCACTTTCTGGTTTACAGCCCGTCTGACAACGGACGTCAGCACGTCAAATCACACCGTGGACACAACCGAAAATGCCGAATCGCTCCTGAAAAAGTTCTATAGCGGTACAACGATCCTGCTGGTGGAAGACAATGAAATCAACCAGGAAATCGCCGTGGATATTCTTGAAGATGTTGGCCTGAGCGTCGCCGTCGCCGGGAATGGTGCCCAAGCCGTCACGGCAGCCGAGGAATCCAAATTTGCCTTGGCGCTGATGGATATTCAGATGCCGGTCATGGACGGTCTGGAAGCAACCCGGCAGATCAGAAAACTGCCACAACACTGCTCAACACCGATCCTGGCCATGACCGCCAACGCCGGCGTCGAAGACAAAAAGAGCTGCCTGGAGGCAGGAATGCAGGATGTGATCAGCAAACCTGTTGATCCGGAGCAATTGTTTCAGGCTCTGGTCAAATGGCTGGGAGCCACACCATAA
- a CDS encoding HD domain-containing phosphohydrolase has product MKTGQNMVNRTRKTILVVDDIRENLEVIGGVLQSDYRVRVANSGQHAINAAAKEPRPDLILLDVMMPEMDGYAVLRELKENPATKEIPVIFVTAMDSDQDEEFGLSLGAVDYVTKPIRPAILLARAQTQLELKESRDRLQNQNQWLEEEIRRRMAENELIKDVTLYALASLAEVRDQETGYHLHRTQTYLVLLMEQLKNHPRFQADLTELDRQLIAKAAPLHDIGKVGIPDEILLKPARLTPEEFDIMKTHSQIGGDALLKATQRVLESHPDDQKDVEDHGSLAFLDIARKIALYHHERWDGNGYPERLAGEAIPVAARLMALVDVFDALSCQRPYKKPFPMEETIAIIREERGKQFDPDVVDAFIVLQDQFIEIANEFANTMA; this is encoded by the coding sequence GTGAAAACAGGTCAGAACATGGTCAACCGGACCCGTAAAACCATTCTGGTGGTGGATGACATTCGGGAGAATCTCGAAGTTATCGGCGGGGTTCTGCAAAGTGATTATCGTGTCCGAGTGGCCAACTCAGGGCAACACGCGATTAACGCCGCGGCAAAGGAGCCACGCCCGGACCTGATTCTTCTCGATGTCATGATGCCTGAAATGGATGGTTATGCCGTGCTCCGTGAACTCAAAGAAAATCCGGCAACCAAAGAGATCCCGGTGATTTTTGTCACGGCTATGGATTCAGACCAGGACGAAGAGTTCGGTCTGTCACTTGGAGCAGTGGACTATGTGACCAAGCCGATCAGACCGGCGATTCTGCTGGCTCGGGCACAGACCCAGCTCGAATTAAAAGAGTCACGTGATCGTCTGCAGAACCAGAATCAGTGGCTTGAGGAAGAGATCAGACGCCGTATGGCGGAAAACGAACTGATCAAGGATGTGACCCTGTACGCCCTGGCTTCCCTGGCGGAAGTTCGCGATCAGGAGACGGGCTATCATCTCCATCGCACTCAAACCTACCTGGTGTTGCTGATGGAACAGTTGAAAAATCATCCCCGTTTCCAAGCGGACTTAACCGAACTGGATCGTCAATTAATCGCCAAAGCGGCGCCATTGCACGACATCGGCAAAGTTGGTATTCCGGACGAGATCCTGCTGAAACCAGCCCGACTGACGCCGGAAGAGTTTGACATCATGAAAACCCACAGCCAAATCGGCGGAGACGCCCTGTTAAAAGCAACCCAACGTGTTCTGGAATCACATCCGGACGATCAGAAAGATGTGGAAGATCATGGCTCTCTTGCGTTTCTGGACATCGCCCGCAAAATTGCACTGTACCATCACGAACGTTGGGATGGTAACGGCTATCCGGAGCGCCTGGCCGGAGAAGCTATTCCGGTTGCGGCTCGGCTGATGGCCCTGGTTGATGTGTTCGACGCCCTGAGTTGTCAACGCCCCTATAAAAAGCCTTTCCCCATGGAAGAGACCATTGCCATCATCCGTGAGGAACGGGGCAAGCAGTTTGACCCGGATGTCGTTGACGCTTTTATTGTGTTACAGGACCAATTTATTGAGATTGCCAACGAGTTTGCCAACACGATGGCATAA